From one Nothobranchius furzeri strain GRZ-AD chromosome 2, NfurGRZ-RIMD1, whole genome shotgun sequence genomic stretch:
- the zfand3 gene encoding AN1-type zinc finger protein 3 gives MGDTSERSKASTLPPRCPCGFWGSSKTMNLCSKCFADVQKKPPEEDCPSKPIQSSGSQSPVFSSESSSSSSLSLSLPSSSEPPSAQDPSPMFATRREGVTSTETAQGTLCTPTKRPRESASGSESEATPEKRPRADEKEGSSDEARGTPKQKNRRRCFRCQTKLELVQQELGSCRCGYVFCMLHRLPEQHDCLFDHLGRGREEAVLKMVKLDRKVGRSCQRIGEECS, from the exons ATGGGAGACACAAGTGAACGAAGCAAAGCCTCGACTCTACCTCCCCGGTGTCCCTGTGGATTTTGGGG GTCAAGTAAAACCATGAATCTTTGCTCCAAATGTTTTGCTG ACGTCCAGAAGAAGCCGCCAGAGGAGGACTGTCCCTCCAAGCCAATCCAAAGCAGCGGTAGCCAATCGCCCGTCTTCAGTAGCGAGTCGAGCAGTAGCTCGTCGCTATCGTTGTCGCTGCCCTCCAGCTCCGAGCCGCCGTCGGCCCAGGACCCCTCGCCCATgttcgccaccaggagagaag GCGTGACGTCCACAGAAACGGCCCAAGGCACACTCTGCACACCCACAAAGCGTCCACGTGAGTCAG CCTCGGGCTCGGAGAGCGAGGCCACGCCGGAGAAACGACCGCGAGCCGACGAGAAGGAGGGCAGCAGCGACGAGGCCCGTGGGACGCCCAAGCAGAAGAATCGCCGGCGCTGCTTTCGCTGCCAAACCAAACTAGAGCTGGTGCAGCAGGAGCTGGGCTCGTGTCGCTGCG GCTACGTCTTCTGCATGCTGCACCGTCTACCTGAGCAGCACGACTGCCTGTTCGACCATCTGGGCCGCGGACGCGAGGAGGCCGTCCTCAAGATGGTGAAGCTGGACCGCAAGGTGGGCCGCTCGTGCCAACGCATCGGGGAGGAGTGCTCCTGA